The proteins below are encoded in one region of Chitinophagales bacterium:
- a CDS encoding deoxyribodipyrimidine photo-lyase: protein MNSKTIFWFRRDLRLKDNAALYYALKENKNVQCIFIFDTNILEELDNKKDARVHFIHHTLIELNNELKKYGAGLKTYTGKPIEIIKEIIDKEDVKAIYTNHDYEPYAVQRDKKVSEYCGQNNVVFKTFKDQTIFEKDEILKDNGKPYSVFTPYSKRWKIKLNEFYVKPYPTEKYFSNFSAKEFTQIPTLKSIGFEETEISFPTKNIDVQTIKNYHKTRDIPYLDSGTTHLSVHLRFGTISIRELAKVAQKHNEKYLNELIWRDFYMMILWHYPQVLTQAFKPKYDNIKWRNNEAEFKAWCNGKTGFPIVDAGMRQLNKTGYMHNRVRMITASFLVKDLLIDWRWGEAYFAQKLLDYDLAANNGGWQWAAGSGCDAAPYFRIFNPESQLKKFDAELKYVRKWIKEYDNPFEYPKPIIDRKISRQRALDTYKDALK from the coding sequence ATGAATAGTAAAACAATTTTTTGGTTTAGGAGAGATTTGAGGTTGAAAGATAATGCAGCATTGTATTATGCTCTAAAAGAAAACAAAAACGTACAGTGTATTTTTATTTTTGATACTAATATTTTAGAAGAACTTGACAATAAAAAAGATGCACGAGTTCATTTTATACACCATACTTTAATAGAATTAAATAATGAGCTAAAAAAATATGGTGCAGGTTTAAAAACATATACCGGTAAACCTATAGAAATTATAAAAGAAATAATAGACAAAGAAGATGTAAAAGCTATTTATACCAATCATGATTATGAACCTTATGCTGTACAAAGAGATAAAAAAGTGAGTGAATATTGTGGGCAAAATAATGTGGTTTTTAAAACTTTTAAAGATCAAACCATTTTTGAAAAAGATGAAATACTAAAGGATAATGGCAAACCATATAGCGTATTTACGCCTTATTCTAAAAGATGGAAAATTAAGTTGAACGAATTTTATGTAAAGCCTTATCCTACTGAAAAATATTTCTCTAATTTTTCTGCTAAAGAATTTACCCAAATTCCAACATTAAAATCTATAGGTTTTGAAGAAACAGAAATTTCTTTCCCCACAAAAAATATAGATGTTCAAACAATAAAAAACTACCATAAAACAAGAGATATTCCATATTTAGATAGTGGCACTACGCATTTATCTGTCCATTTGCGTTTTGGTACTATTTCAATAAGGGAGCTTGCAAAAGTAGCTCAAAAGCATAATGAAAAGTACTTAAATGAGTTGATTTGGAGAGATTTTTATATGATGATATTATGGCATTATCCGCAGGTGCTTACACAAGCTTTTAAACCTAAATACGATAATATAAAATGGCGGAATAATGAAGCGGAATTTAAAGCTTGGTGCAATGGTAAAACAGGATTTCCAATAGTAGATGCAGGCATGAGGCAGTTAAATAAAACGGGATATATGCATAATAGAGTGCGTATGATAACGGCAAGTTTTTTGGTTAAAGATTTGCTGATAGATTGGCGGTGGGGCGAAGCTTATTTTGCTCAAAAATTATTAGATTATGATTTAGCGGCTAATAACGGAGGCTGGCAATGGGCGGCAGGCAGTGGCTGCGATGCTGCTCCTTATTTTAGGATTTTTAATCCTGAAAGTCAGTTGAAAAAGTTTGATGCAGAACTAAAATATGTGAGAAAATGGATAAAAGAATATGATAATCCTTTTGAGTATCCAAAACCCATTATTGATAGAAAAATAAGTAGGCAAAGAGCTTTAGATACATATAAAGATGCACTAAAATGA
- a CDS encoding 6,7-dimethyl-8-ribityllumazine synthase yields MASDLKNLSHISNELPDGSNYKIGIVVSEYYSEITENLLAGCLEIFSKQNVQQHNLVIEYAPGTFELPIACQRLNRWHKLDAVIALGCVVKGETDHDKYINQSVANALQEMALKYGKPFMFGVLTPNNYQQALDRAGGKHGNKGHEVAAATLKMLALENKLKNK; encoded by the coding sequence ATGGCGAGTGATTTAAAAAACTTATCTCATATTTCAAATGAACTACCAGACGGTAGCAACTATAAAATAGGTATAGTTGTATCGGAATATTATAGCGAAATAACAGAAAATTTATTAGCTGGTTGCCTTGAAATTTTTTCTAAACAAAATGTACAGCAACATAATTTAGTAATAGAATATGCTCCGGGTACTTTTGAACTGCCCATAGCTTGCCAAAGACTAAACAGATGGCATAAATTAGATGCTGTTATTGCATTGGGGTGCGTAGTAAAAGGAGAAACCGACCACGATAAATATATTAATCAATCTGTAGCAAATGCTTTGCAAGAAATGGCTTTAAAATATGGAAAACCTTTTATGTTTGGTGTGCTAACACCTAACAACTACCAGCAGGCATTAGACAGAGCGGGAGGAAAACACGGCAATAAAGGTCATGAAGTGGCGGCCGCTACACTTAAAATGTTAGCGTTAGAAAACAAACTGAAAAATAAATAA
- a CDS encoding heme exporter protein CcmB: MKMLKNIFQYAAMELKLEFRLKFALAALLMYVLSTVYLIYFSIEYQGAKDSLDNTIWSILFWLIILFTTVNATFRSFSKESAGRMFFYYTLLNPRTFILGKMLMNGLVSLLLSLISALVFSVVLGNPAHNYWIYFVGIALGTVGYALLFTYVSAIAAKAGSSAVLSVVLGFPLSIPLLTIIVKLFTETFRATPSVNFNNNLFIAIAFIFIPLLLAVILFPYIWHD; encoded by the coding sequence ATGAAAATGCTTAAAAACATTTTTCAATATGCGGCAATGGAGCTGAAGTTAGAATTTAGATTAAAATTTGCTTTAGCAGCTTTATTAATGTATGTGCTATCTACCGTTTACTTAATTTATTTTTCTATAGAATATCAAGGAGCTAAAGATAGTTTAGATAATACCATTTGGTCTATTTTATTTTGGCTAATTATTTTGTTTACAACGGTAAATGCTACGTTTAGAAGTTTTTCAAAAGAAAGTGCCGGGCGTATGTTTTTTTATTACACACTTTTAAACCCACGAACATTTATTTTGGGCAAAATGTTAATGAACGGATTGGTTTCATTGTTGCTTTCGCTTATTTCAGCTTTGGTTTTTAGTGTAGTTTTAGGCAATCCGGCTCATAATTATTGGATATATTTTGTAGGTATAGCATTAGGCACTGTAGGCTATGCTTTACTATTTACTTATGTTAGTGCTATTGCTGCCAAAGCAGGTTCAAGTGCGGTACTCTCGGTAGTATTGGGTTTTCCTTTATCTATACCTTTGCTTACCATAATTGTAAAGCTTTTTACCGAAACGTTTAGAGCCACTCCAAGCGTTAATTTTAATAATAATTTATTTATTGCTATAGCATTTATTTTTATACCCTTGTTA
- a CDS encoding MBL fold metallo-hydrolase, translated as MKLHVIHAGLFKLDGGAMFGVVPKVLWSKYQKPDENNLCTWAMRCLLIETDDKKILIDTGMGDKQDEKFFSHFHPHGAYSLLGSLKDKGFTPEDITDVVLTHLHFDHGGGAVSKNEKGEFFNTFPNATYWVDQVHLDWALNPNAREKASFLKENIQPLVDSGKVEFVTEYTQIIPELTFGLCGGHTEGMLIPFINFEGKTVVFMADLLPSPSHIPIAWVMGYDIRPLDTVREKEVFLKDAVDKDYILFYEHDAYTEASKVQATDKGNYKAKDLGSLKDLIG; from the coding sequence ATGAAACTACACGTAATACACGCAGGCTTATTCAAATTAGATGGCGGAGCTATGTTTGGCGTAGTACCTAAGGTGCTTTGGAGCAAATATCAAAAACCAGACGAAAACAATTTATGTACATGGGCTATGCGTTGTTTATTAATAGAAACTGATGATAAAAAAATACTGATAGACACAGGCATGGGAGATAAACAAGATGAAAAATTCTTTAGTCATTTCCACCCACATGGAGCATATAGTTTATTAGGGAGTTTAAAAGATAAAGGATTTACTCCGGAAGATATTACAGATGTAGTACTAACTCACCTGCATTTTGACCACGGTGGTGGAGCGGTAAGCAAAAACGAAAAAGGAGAATTTTTTAATACTTTCCCCAATGCTACTTATTGGGTAGATCAAGTTCATTTAGACTGGGCTTTAAACCCTAATGCAAGAGAAAAAGCATCATTTTTAAAAGAAAATATACAACCTTTGGTTGATTCCGGCAAAGTGGAATTTGTAACAGAATACACTCAAATAATTCCCGAACTGACTTTTGGTTTATGTGGTGGGCATACCGAAGGTATGTTAATTCCTTTTATAAATTTTGAAGGTAAAACCGTTGTATTTATGGCAGATTTATTGCCTTCGCCTTCACATATTCCTATAGCGTGGGTTATGGGTTATGATATTCGCCCATTAGATACAGTAAGAGAAAAAGAAGTTTTTTTAAAAGATGCCGTAGATAAAGATTACATTTTATTTTATGAGCATGATGCTTATACTGAAGCATCAAAAGTACAAGCAACAGATAAAGGAAACTATAAAGCAAAAGATTTAGGTAGTTTAAAAGATTTGATAGGGTAA
- a CDS encoding carboxypeptidase-like regulatory domain-containing protein: protein MQKIIVSLILILSISFGFTQDSTVLFMGKIVQGSKPIYNVTVNNLSKMTGTITDFSGDFKINAQPGDKFIFSSIGYKSVHYTLPDTLSTLSYRVLINMVEDTVYLKEAVVVPWPINRTMLKEAMLDRKAEKEVIAPYAGFRRIEGEPEEPAPTIMNPLSFIYNKLNKKARQERKMQKYREILKEDSYYDGYTHD from the coding sequence ATGCAAAAAATTATTGTTAGTTTAATATTAATACTTAGTATTTCCTTTGGTTTTACTCAAGATTCCACAGTACTTTTTATGGGGAAAATAGTGCAAGGTTCAAAGCCCATTTATAATGTTACGGTAAATAACCTTAGCAAAATGACGGGTACTATTACCGATTTTTCGGGAGATTTTAAAATAAATGCCCAGCCTGGCGATAAATTTATTTTCTCCTCTATCGGCTATAAATCTGTTCATTATACTTTGCCAGATACGCTAAGCACATTAAGCTACAGAGTTTTAATAAATATGGTAGAAGACACGGTATATTTAAAAGAAGCTGTGGTGGTGCCTTGGCCCATAAATAGAACTATGCTTAAAGAAGCCATGCTTGACCGCAAAGCAGAAAAAGAAGTTATAGCACCTTACGCAGGTTTTAGGAGAATAGAGGGCGAACCAGAAGAACCTGCTCCTACCATTATGAATCCCTTATCTTTTATTTATAATAAGCTTAATAAAAAAGCCCGCCAAGAAAGAAAAATGCAGAAGTATAGAGAAATTTTAAAAGAAGATTCTTATTACGATGGCTACACGCATGATTAA